Proteins from a single region of Pyrus communis chromosome 6, drPyrComm1.1, whole genome shotgun sequence:
- the LOC137735989 gene encoding uncharacterized protein, producing MFAEAFRTLNVAEHLLDHLVSSLISFSGDIVKPLGSMHLSFTIGTGSYTATITTNFLVVDYPMEYNVIFGRTYINDLKAMVSTHMLLMKFPTSHGNGYIKGDQLSAQSCYNTSVKQQHLHVPKETLSIHDQVIKTSSDKANLDLHGGNSQPDDPRDDFFTQQAQPAEELEKVSISKDYMNSIVKIGTTLSPPIRLALIFFLQENTKVFAWLYEDMPGISLDIICHHLSIDPKTKPVRQKRRSYDAKRYEAMKVEVEKLKSIGFIHEVNYPTWVANVVLVKKNPTKESLLL from the coding sequence ATGTTTGCTGAAGCTTTCAGAACACTTAATGTAGCTGAACACTTGCTCGATCACTTGGTTTCTTCTCTGATAAGCTTCTCCGGTGATATCGTGAAACCTTTAGGGAGCATGCACTTATCCTTCACCATTGGTACAGGCTCTTAcacagccaccatcaccactaacTTTCTAGTGGTTGACTACCCAATGGAATACAATGTCATATTTGGACGTACATACATCAATGATCTTAAGGCCATGGTATCCACAcatatgttgttgatgaaatttccaACTTCCCATGGCAacggttacatcaaaggagatcAACTTAGTGCACAATCATGTTACAACACTTCAGTCAAGCAACAACACTTGCATGTACCCAAAGAAACACTTTCTATACATGACCAAGTTATAAAGACCAGCTCGGACAAAGCCAACTTGGATCTTCACGGTGGTAACAGTCAGCCCGACGATCCTCGAGATGACTTTTTCACCCAGCAAGCACAACCTGCTGAAGAGTTGGAGAAGGTCTCTATCTCAAAAGATTATATGAACAGCATAGTGAAGATTGGCACCACTTTGTCACCACCCATTCGGTTGGCattgatcttttttttgcaAGAAAACACTAAAGTCTTCGCCTGGTTATACGAAGACATGCCAGGCATCTCTCTTGATATCATCTGTCATCACTTGAGTATTGATCCCAAGACCAAGCCGGTGAGACAGAAGCGAAGATCTTATGATGCTAAACGATACGAGGCAATGAAGGtagaagttgaaaaactcaaaagcaTAGGCTTCATCCATGAAGTCAATTATCCAACGTGGGTAGCAAATGTGGTCCTTGTTAAGAAAAATCCGACCAAGGAAAGTCTCTTGCTTTAA